A window of Phyllobacterium sp. T1293 contains these coding sequences:
- a CDS encoding ABC-F family ATP-binding cassette domain-containing protein → MAPPLLRLDRIALTFGGTPLLTDAAISVSEGDRIALVGRNGSGKSTLLKIAAGFIAPTDGEVFRHPGVTVRYLAQAPDMEGFANVRDYVEAGLGPADDLYRVSYILEHLGLTGEEKPDNLSGGEARRAALAKVLAPQPDILLLDEPTNHLDLTTIEWLEGELRQIRSSIVVISHDRRFLENISRSTVWLDRGVTKRLDQGFGAFEEWRDKVLEEEERDLHKLGRQIVREEHWLRYGVTARRKRNMRRLGELHTMRGEFRNHRRAQGTAVLKASDSKESGKLVIEAEHLVKAYGERVLVKDFSTRIQRGNCVGFVGPNGVGKTTLLSMLTGLLAPDSGFIRLGTNLEIAVLDQKRDSLNLEQTLSDYLTDGRGENVIVNGEQRHVASYMKDFLFQPEQLRTPIRELSGGERARLMLARVLARPANLLVLDEPTNDLDMETLDLLQELVSGFAGTVLLVSHDRDFLDRTVTSVIAPEGDGRWLEYAGGYTDMLAQRKEALATRKDLKATKPQTSADASGEKPTAQREEKRKLSYKQKFALENLPGKMEALHADIHKLEAKLADPNLFAKNPQLFNKTVEEIGKKRHDLERFEEEWLELEMLREEIGG, encoded by the coding sequence ATGGCTCCTCCACTTCTTCGTCTTGACCGGATTGCATTGACGTTTGGCGGCACACCGCTTTTGACCGATGCGGCTATTTCCGTCAGCGAGGGCGACCGTATCGCCCTTGTTGGCCGCAACGGTTCGGGCAAGTCAACCTTGCTGAAAATCGCGGCGGGCTTTATTGCGCCAACCGACGGCGAAGTGTTCCGCCACCCCGGCGTGACGGTTCGCTATCTGGCTCAGGCGCCCGATATGGAAGGCTTTGCCAATGTCCGCGACTATGTTGAAGCAGGTCTTGGACCGGCGGATGATCTCTACCGGGTCAGTTACATCCTCGAACATCTCGGCCTGACTGGAGAAGAAAAGCCTGACAATCTGTCGGGCGGCGAAGCGCGCCGTGCGGCATTGGCCAAGGTTCTGGCACCGCAGCCGGATATCCTGCTTCTCGATGAGCCAACCAATCATCTGGATTTGACAACCATTGAATGGCTGGAAGGTGAACTCAGGCAGATCCGCTCCAGTATCGTGGTCATCTCCCACGACCGGCGCTTTCTCGAAAACATCAGCCGCTCCACTGTCTGGCTTGATCGCGGTGTTACGAAACGGCTCGATCAGGGTTTTGGCGCCTTCGAAGAATGGCGCGACAAGGTGCTTGAGGAAGAAGAGCGCGATCTGCACAAGCTTGGCCGCCAGATCGTGCGCGAAGAACATTGGTTACGGTACGGCGTTACGGCACGGCGCAAACGCAACATGCGCCGCCTCGGCGAGTTGCACACGATGCGCGGCGAATTCCGCAATCATCGCCGCGCGCAGGGAACGGCGGTTCTTAAAGCCAGCGACAGCAAGGAATCCGGCAAGCTGGTCATTGAGGCGGAACATCTGGTCAAGGCTTACGGCGAGCGCGTGCTCGTCAAGGATTTCTCCACCCGTATCCAGCGCGGCAACTGTGTCGGCTTTGTTGGCCCGAACGGTGTTGGCAAGACCACGCTTCTCTCCATGCTGACGGGTCTGCTGGCACCCGATAGCGGTTTTATCCGTCTCGGGACCAATCTCGAAATTGCTGTGCTTGATCAGAAGCGCGATAGTCTCAACCTTGAGCAGACGCTTTCCGATTATCTGACCGATGGTCGCGGCGAGAATGTCATTGTCAATGGCGAGCAGCGCCATGTGGCGTCCTATATGAAGGACTTCCTGTTCCAGCCGGAGCAGCTGCGCACGCCGATCCGCGAACTCTCCGGTGGTGAAAGGGCGCGGCTGATGCTGGCGCGCGTCCTCGCGCGTCCGGCCAATCTGCTGGTACTCGACGAGCCGACCAACGATCTCGATATGGAAACGCTTGATCTCCTGCAGGAGCTGGTTTCCGGTTTTGCCGGAACGGTGCTGCTGGTCAGCCATGATCGCGATTTCCTTGACCGTACCGTAACGTCAGTGATCGCGCCTGAGGGCGATGGCCGCTGGCTGGAATATGCTGGTGGGTATACGGATATGCTGGCACAGCGCAAGGAAGCGCTGGCGACGCGCAAAGACCTTAAGGCAACCAAGCCACAAACGTCTGCCGATGCCTCCGGTGAAAAGCCAACGGCGCAGCGCGAGGAAAAGCGCAAGCTTTCCTACAAGCAGAAATTTGCGCTGGAGAATCTGCCGGGCAAGATGGAGGCATTGCACGCCGATATCCACAAGCTTGAGGCGAAGCTGGCTGACCCCAATCTTTTTGCCAAGAACCCGCAGCTTTTCAACAAGACAGTCGAGGAGATCGGCAAAAAACGGCATGACCTCGAACGTTTCGAGGAAGAGTGGCTGGAACTCGAAATGCTGCGCGAGGAAATCGGCGGCTAG